One window from the genome of Leuconostoc suionicum encodes:
- a CDS encoding MFS transporter yields MFKNIRKLTPFSLALLSIAFIMSISQSTMTTAYPILMKSFNVNASTVQWLTTGFMVAMTLVMPLSPWLLDNVSLRKLLNGIVALFLLGTFLAMVTSNFTGIIIGRLLEGLAVGALFPTFQSVIMENTDKNQRGVAMGVVGLVMGSALAVGPIISGLVLQWISWRALFMLFFVILLILIIVLQNKIENTHTMKPSEFDWFSAITLLGFGGILYDISIIPTSEINFLWWLILIISVSLLVIFIVRQVKLPQPFLDLAVLKYRGYVPAMLLTGLSYSGLIIATVLMPLFYQKVFHFSPLWSGLFMVPAAIFLSQLNPRSGAMLNRIGLKKLVYIGMSMMLVGYAILGTLGSASWIACLIAAMLLEGGNAFIMMPAITAANNALPKNLVSHGTAIITTMRQVIGAGSVVVASILITAINVNSSFVHALLMTSRWFIFVPLIGLLLTIRIKSN; encoded by the coding sequence ATGTTTAAAAATATCAGAAAACTAACACCATTTTCACTTGCGTTATTATCGATTGCATTTATCATGTCGATTAGTCAATCTACTATGACAACGGCTTATCCGATTTTGATGAAAAGTTTTAATGTTAATGCAAGCACGGTTCAGTGGTTAACAACAGGTTTTATGGTTGCAATGACATTAGTCATGCCGCTAAGTCCTTGGCTTTTGGATAATGTGTCCTTACGTAAATTGCTCAATGGTATTGTAGCCCTCTTTTTATTAGGAACTTTTTTGGCTATGGTTACATCTAATTTTACCGGTATTATTATTGGTCGGTTGCTAGAAGGTTTAGCAGTGGGTGCTTTATTTCCGACATTTCAAAGTGTAATCATGGAAAATACTGATAAAAATCAACGAGGTGTAGCTATGGGCGTAGTTGGTTTAGTTATGGGTTCAGCATTAGCTGTTGGTCCAATTATTTCCGGCTTGGTCCTGCAATGGATCTCTTGGCGTGCTTTATTTATGTTGTTTTTTGTCATATTGCTAATTTTGATTATTGTTTTGCAAAATAAAATAGAAAACACGCACACTATGAAACCATCTGAATTCGATTGGTTTTCGGCTATAACCTTGCTTGGATTTGGCGGTATTTTGTATGACATTTCAATCATTCCAACATCCGAAATTAACTTCTTGTGGTGGCTCATTTTAATAATTAGTGTTAGTTTATTAGTCATATTTATTGTTCGTCAAGTAAAGTTACCTCAACCGTTTTTAGATTTAGCGGTGCTCAAGTATAGAGGCTATGTTCCAGCTATGCTTTTAACGGGATTATCGTATTCAGGACTAATTATTGCAACGGTTCTGATGCCGTTGTTTTATCAAAAAGTTTTTCATTTTAGCCCATTGTGGTCAGGACTATTTATGGTACCGGCGGCAATCTTTCTAAGTCAATTGAATCCAAGATCAGGGGCGATGCTCAACAGAATTGGGTTAAAAAAATTAGTTTATATTGGTATGTCAATGATGCTTGTAGGGTATGCAATTTTGGGTACTTTAGGGTCAGCTTCATGGATAGCGTGTTTGATAGCAGCTATGTTACTTGAAGGTGGCAATGCTTTCATTATGATGCCCGCAATTACTGCAGCAAATAACGCACTACCCAAAAATTTAGTTAGTCATGGTACTGCGATTATTACTACGATGCGTCAAGTCATTGGAGCAGGTAGTGTTGTTGTTGCTTCTATTCTAATCACCGCAATTAATGTCAATTCATCATTTGTACATGCGTTGTTAATGACAAGTCGCTGGTTTATCTTTGTGCCACTCATTGGATTACTATTGACAATCAGAATCAAGTCAAATTGA
- a CDS encoding EamA family transporter: MKKQGIICGVLSATLFGISGILASILFRNQNINPEWLVGVRMTWSGIILLIVLFCFSGRRVFEIWFKKKDVVLIILYGIVGVLLAQSSFFLSVYFGDAATATILQSLGPTIIVILLSLATRTLPSRLDVWSILIALTGVFLLITNGNINQLVVNSTALFWGILSAFGLAAYTLIPKPLLEKQSPLVVVGWGLLVGGTAENFFHPIWYIPSQVSTKSWIIVVFIIIAGTLLPYALYVMSLSQLKSTTASLLSTIEPMVATLLSITLLHVHLKVFQVVGIVFIISTIFLISLPLERIFKKRISDPETN, translated from the coding sequence ATGAAAAAGCAGGGCATAATTTGTGGGGTTTTAAGTGCGACTTTATTTGGAATTAGTGGCATATTGGCAAGTATTTTATTTCGTAATCAAAATATTAATCCGGAGTGGTTAGTTGGTGTCAGAATGACCTGGTCAGGAATAATTTTGTTAATTGTATTATTTTGTTTTTCAGGACGTCGGGTTTTTGAGATATGGTTTAAGAAAAAAGATGTTGTTCTAATTATTTTATACGGCATCGTTGGTGTTTTGTTAGCACAATCTAGTTTCTTTTTATCTGTATACTTTGGTGACGCAGCAACAGCGACCATTCTGCAATCACTTGGTCCAACTATCATTGTTATTTTATTGAGTTTAGCGACGAGGACGCTACCTTCTCGCTTAGATGTTTGGTCAATTCTGATTGCCCTAACTGGTGTATTTTTGTTAATCACTAATGGCAACATCAATCAGTTAGTAGTAAACTCTACAGCTTTATTTTGGGGTATACTGTCTGCATTTGGTTTAGCTGCGTATACACTTATTCCAAAACCTTTGCTTGAAAAACAGTCACCCTTGGTTGTAGTTGGCTGGGGATTATTGGTTGGTGGAACAGCTGAAAACTTTTTCCATCCTATTTGGTATATACCGTCTCAGGTGAGCACTAAAAGCTGGATTATTGTGGTGTTTATTATTATAGCCGGCACATTACTACCGTATGCTTTATATGTTATGAGCCTCAGCCAATTAAAATCTACTACAGCAAGTTTATTATCTACCATTGAGCCGATGGTGGCGACCCTTTTGTCGATTACACTTTTACACGTTCACTTAAAGGTGTTTCAAGTCGTAGGAATCGTGTTTATTATTTCAACAATATTTTTAATCAGTTTACCACTAGAACGTATCTTTAAAAAAAGGATTAGTGATCCTGAAACAAATTAA
- a CDS encoding acyltransferase family protein, whose product MESPKRRYIKGFDGLRALAVIGVILFHLMPTKFVGGWFGVPLFFVISGYLITDQLIQEFDRNYKIAIFKFYKRRLKRLYPALVAMLLIVTAVILLFDRQLIYNLRPTVETNLLYVFNFWAIGHGPSYFQQFGGASPFTHLWSLSIEGQFYFIWPLVVWAVLRLGLKRVNIARVLILLSLISAILMAVLYDPAAINRVYYGTDTRLFAILLGTALAFVWPSIKLSNHVSSNLQHYLNIAGLCSFLLWGLGTLWLNGQHPATYYGLMYLLTIASTVLVAVTAHPASWHAKILDNKLLNYLGERSYSIYLYQLPVFVFYEKFVPHYQPNVLNILIEIALVLLLSELSYRYVENLFRHGAKLRQFGHWLVQSRNRFFLILTPALIFLLFIGHGLANQDAGHPQPQTELQKELSKNKLAVEKSNQIAKKSAKHSSKQSSSKNMSEADKKVITTYDLNAAQYMSFKNMSFTAIGDSVMLDSAPYLQEVNPKIVVDAKVGRQAYEAPDLVKKMARNDELAPNILVGLGTNGEIRRQDLDRMMKTFGTKRQVYWINNLVQSKPWQKDNNDMLAEANNDYKNLHIIDWYGLAKKHSDWFADDGVHQGPLGARNYVRLIVEKTGDVNKIK is encoded by the coding sequence ATGGAAAGTCCAAAAAGACGTTATATCAAGGGATTTGATGGCTTACGTGCTTTAGCTGTCATTGGTGTTATTTTATTTCACTTAATGCCCACAAAATTTGTCGGTGGCTGGTTTGGTGTGCCGCTTTTTTTTGTGATTTCAGGATATTTAATTACTGATCAATTGATACAAGAGTTTGATCGTAATTACAAGATTGCAATTTTTAAGTTTTATAAACGTAGATTAAAGCGTTTGTATCCGGCTTTAGTAGCCATGTTGTTGATAGTGACTGCGGTGATTTTGCTTTTTGATCGTCAGTTAATCTACAATTTACGTCCTACTGTTGAAACTAATTTATTGTATGTCTTTAACTTTTGGGCAATTGGCCATGGACCGTCCTATTTTCAACAATTTGGTGGTGCTTCGCCTTTCACACATTTATGGTCACTTTCGATAGAGGGACAATTTTATTTTATTTGGCCCTTAGTTGTTTGGGCTGTTTTACGATTGGGTTTGAAGCGAGTAAATATTGCTAGAGTACTAATTCTGCTTTCATTAATTAGCGCGATATTAATGGCTGTTTTGTATGATCCTGCTGCGATTAATCGAGTGTATTATGGAACGGATACGCGACTATTTGCTATTCTATTGGGCACAGCCCTAGCATTTGTTTGGCCCTCGATTAAGCTTTCTAATCATGTTAGTAGTAATTTGCAACACTATCTTAATATTGCGGGGCTCTGTTCCTTTTTACTTTGGGGATTGGGAACATTATGGTTGAATGGACAACATCCTGCAACTTATTATGGATTAATGTATTTGTTAACTATAGCAAGTACTGTTTTGGTTGCTGTAACAGCTCATCCGGCTTCCTGGCATGCTAAAATATTAGACAACAAACTTTTAAACTATTTAGGGGAACGCTCCTATAGTATCTACTTATATCAATTACCAGTTTTTGTGTTTTATGAAAAATTTGTCCCGCATTATCAACCAAATGTTTTGAACATATTGATTGAAATTGCGCTTGTTTTGCTGCTAAGTGAATTGAGCTACCGTTATGTTGAAAATTTGTTCCGTCATGGAGCAAAACTACGCCAATTTGGTCATTGGTTGGTGCAGTCACGTAATCGATTTTTCTTAATTTTAACGCCTGCACTGATTTTTTTGCTTTTCATCGGTCATGGATTAGCAAATCAAGATGCTGGGCATCCGCAACCACAGACTGAATTACAAAAGGAATTGTCCAAAAATAAATTGGCAGTGGAGAAGAGTAATCAAATCGCTAAAAAATCGGCTAAACACTCCTCTAAGCAATCAAGCAGTAAAAACATGTCGGAAGCTGATAAAAAAGTAATTACAACATATGATTTAAATGCGGCACAGTACATGAGCTTCAAGAATATGTCATTTACAGCTATTGGTGATTCGGTTATGTTAGATTCGGCACCATATCTCCAAGAAGTTAATCCCAAGATAGTGGTCGATGCAAAGGTGGGGCGCCAAGCCTACGAAGCGCCGGATTTAGTGAAAAAAATGGCTCGCAACGATGAATTGGCACCGAACATCTTGGTAGGTTTAGGAACAAATGGTGAGATTAGAAGACAAGATTTGGATCGCATGATGAAAACCTTTGGTACAAAGCGGCAGGTTTATTGGATTAATAATTTAGTACAGAGCAAACCTTGGCAGAAAGATAACAATGACATGTTGGCGGAAGCTAATAACGATTATAAAAATTTACATATCATTGACTGGTATGGTTTGGCAAAAAAACATTCGGATTGGTTCGCTGATGATGGTGTCCACCAAGGGCCTCTTGGCGCACGAAATTATGTCAGGTTGATTGTTGAAAAAACAGGTGATGTGAACAAAATCAAGTAA
- a CDS encoding CPBP family intramembrane glutamic endopeptidase — translation MLETTNEVRPKSLILRIINVAFVLVLVVVAPVPLLFATKTDSIFLQILCAATMFLFYIGIGFYAYRLLRKNVSGPVFTKPNIRNWRGLWWLVGMWFVMIAIEMILAQLRLQLTGVTTTENQEAINELTSNLNVTMVAMVIYGTFLAPVVEELVFRGLILNYFFRKSWWWANIILSGVVFALPHMDTIPTNLADTLSYVIYASMGMVLAYIYKKTGDLKNSIAVHMLNNGITMIPLLVVAIMNAIQ, via the coding sequence ATGCTTGAAACAACAAATGAAGTGAGACCGAAATCTCTAATACTTAGAATAATTAATGTTGCTTTTGTTCTAGTTTTAGTAGTGGTTGCGCCGGTACCATTACTTTTTGCTACAAAAACAGATAGTATATTTTTACAAATATTATGTGCCGCAACAATGTTCCTTTTTTATATAGGCATCGGATTCTATGCCTATAGATTACTAAGAAAAAATGTATCAGGTCCAGTTTTTACCAAACCAAATATTCGAAACTGGCGAGGTCTCTGGTGGCTAGTAGGTATGTGGTTTGTTATGATAGCCATCGAGATGATACTAGCTCAATTACGGCTTCAACTAACAGGGGTTACCACAACCGAAAATCAAGAGGCTATTAATGAGCTAACTTCAAATCTCAATGTGACAATGGTTGCCATGGTAATCTATGGTACATTTTTGGCACCTGTAGTTGAAGAATTAGTTTTTCGTGGGCTTATTTTAAATTATTTTTTCCGCAAAAGTTGGTGGTGGGCAAATATTATTTTGTCTGGGGTAGTTTTTGCGTTGCCACACATGGATACGATTCCCACGAATCTCGCCGATACCTTAAGTTATGTGATATACGCTAGCATGGGGATGGTGCTCGCCTATATTTACAAGAAAACTGGTGATCTGAAAAATAGTATTGCCGTTCATATGTTGAATAATGGTATAACAATGATACCATTGCTAGTTGTAGCGATTATGAATGCTATACAATAA
- a CDS encoding Cof-type HAD-IIB family hydrolase, with protein sequence MIKLILSDLDETLLDDDGTINSQNITAVQKFVKNGGYFVPNTGRSYKSVFGTLKDLGLNKQSKQYVVSYNGGAIVEIHEDGGEKIIVQHGMDLELAKKIFSLGQIQADIDTHIYTIDTLFIYNISENDEQYMKERSVPYQEMADDNLDFLSNEKTIMKVIFEHRDPNVLQKISDTVNAQLSDKVLTTFSSNRYVEFNPKGSDKGSAGLELADMLGIPRNEVAALGDNLNDAAQIKAAGVGVAVANAKPEIKEMADLVLSKTNNEGAVAEFINEHIGK encoded by the coding sequence ATGATAAAATTGATTCTTTCAGATTTAGATGAAACATTACTCGATGATGACGGTACGATTAATTCTCAAAACATCACTGCTGTTCAAAAATTTGTGAAAAATGGCGGTTATTTTGTTCCTAATACTGGGCGTTCTTATAAGTCTGTTTTTGGTACATTAAAGGATCTAGGCTTAAACAAGCAAAGCAAACAGTACGTGGTTTCATACAACGGTGGTGCAATTGTGGAAATCCATGAAGATGGTGGCGAAAAAATTATTGTCCAACACGGCATGGATTTAGAATTAGCTAAGAAAATTTTCTCTCTTGGCCAGATTCAAGCGGACATTGATACACACATCTACACGATAGATACACTATTCATTTATAATATTTCGGAAAATGATGAACAATACATGAAAGAACGTAGTGTGCCATATCAAGAAATGGCCGACGATAATTTAGATTTTCTTTCGAATGAAAAAACGATAATGAAAGTTATTTTTGAACATCGTGATCCAAATGTATTGCAAAAAATTTCTGACACAGTTAATGCTCAACTTTCTGATAAGGTATTGACAACATTCAGCTCCAATCGCTATGTTGAGTTCAATCCTAAGGGGAGTGACAAAGGTTCGGCCGGATTAGAATTAGCTGACATGCTGGGAATACCACGAAACGAGGTTGCTGCGTTGGGTGATAATTTGAATGATGCAGCTCAAATCAAAGCGGCAGGCGTAGGTGTTGCCGTGGCAAATGCTAAACCAGAAATCAAAGAGATGGCTGACTTGGTATTGTCAAAAACAAATAATGAAGGTGCTGTTGCGGAATTCATTAATGAACATATAGGAAAATAA
- a CDS encoding aminopeptidase P family protein: MNAEKISALTSWLTKQELSGAIITNFHSVAYLSGFESDPIERVLALVLLENSEPFLFGPALEVNSMKESGWRYAAFGYEDHENPWLKLADHIRTLTNGKKFAIEADDLTVARLNLLQTAFPDGQFSIDITDQINQLRLIKTPDEIAHMKAAGRDADHAFEIGFNALKSGISELAVAAELEYELKKAGVSSMSFETLVQFGAHAADPHGSTSTNTLNTGEMALFDLGTMTEGYASDATRTVAFGNVSDEAKKIHAITLEAQLTAQSQAKIGMTASELDAIARNIITKAGYGQYFNHRLGHGLGSSVHEFPSIMAGNDLILKEGMVFSIEPGIYVPGVAGVRIEDSGYMSKEGFIPYTHTSKALLQF, from the coding sequence ATGAATGCAGAAAAAATCAGCGCATTAACTAGCTGGCTGACCAAACAAGAGTTGTCAGGCGCTATCATTACAAATTTCCACAGTGTTGCCTATTTAAGTGGTTTTGAATCTGATCCAATAGAACGTGTTTTAGCGCTCGTTCTACTGGAAAATAGTGAACCTTTTTTGTTTGGACCAGCACTGGAAGTAAACAGTATGAAAGAAAGTGGCTGGCGCTATGCTGCTTTTGGCTACGAAGACCATGAAAATCCTTGGTTAAAATTGGCTGACCATATTAGAACATTAACCAACGGTAAAAAATTTGCCATTGAGGCCGATGATCTAACAGTTGCACGTCTTAACTTACTGCAAACTGCCTTTCCTGATGGACAGTTTTCAATTGACATTACAGATCAAATTAATCAACTTCGCCTAATCAAAACACCAGACGAAATAGCACATATGAAGGCCGCTGGTCGTGATGCTGATCACGCCTTTGAAATTGGCTTTAACGCACTAAAGAGTGGTATATCAGAGTTAGCTGTTGCCGCTGAATTAGAATATGAACTTAAAAAAGCAGGCGTATCTAGTATGAGTTTTGAAACGCTAGTTCAATTCGGGGCCCACGCCGCTGATCCACATGGTTCAACATCAACAAATACACTCAATACTGGTGAAATGGCGTTGTTTGATTTAGGGACGATGACTGAAGGATATGCTTCAGATGCCACAAGGACAGTAGCTTTTGGAAACGTGAGCGACGAAGCCAAGAAGATACATGCTATTACACTCGAAGCACAACTCACGGCCCAATCGCAAGCTAAAATTGGTATGACAGCCAGCGAACTGGATGCCATCGCACGAAATATCATTACAAAAGCTGGCTATGGTCAATATTTTAATCATCGACTCGGACATGGCTTAGGCTCATCAGTACATGAGTTTCCTTCAATCATGGCGGGAAATGACTTGATTCTTAAAGAAGGCATGGTATTTTCTATTGAACCTGGTATCTACGTTCCCGGTGTTGCCGGTGTCCGTATTGAAGATAGTGGTTATATGAGTAAAGAAGGTTTCATTCCTTATACTCACACATCCAAAGCACTACTACAATTCTGA
- the budA gene encoding acetolactate decarboxylase: protein MTTIYQHGTLAQLVARQMSGTITVAEMLEHGDTGIGTFEGLNGEAIFLNGEAYQADSTGKVHHITDKQTTLPFASIHFDQPEASQKLPFKKIKYSNLTQNLKDEQLFNVFSALKMHGEFAHVHVRIVTKQEKPYPSLLQVAEQQPEFKADNITGTLVGYYAPKVFGGPTAAGWHLHFLSDDLTFAGHVLDFEATDVDGTLEIFDNFLQHLPINNADFRSMNQDIVGLDKAIEASEGGKD from the coding sequence ATGACAACAATATATCAACATGGTACATTAGCACAATTAGTAGCGCGCCAAATGTCAGGGACAATAACAGTCGCTGAAATGTTGGAACATGGGGACACTGGTATTGGTACTTTTGAGGGTCTTAACGGCGAAGCTATTTTTCTAAATGGGGAAGCCTATCAAGCAGATAGTACAGGAAAAGTCCACCACATAACTGATAAACAAACTACACTACCTTTTGCATCAATACATTTTGATCAACCAGAGGCAAGTCAAAAATTACCTTTTAAAAAAATAAAATATAGTAATTTGACTCAGAACTTGAAAGATGAGCAGTTATTTAACGTTTTCTCTGCCTTAAAAATGCATGGTGAGTTTGCCCACGTTCACGTTCGTATTGTAACAAAACAGGAAAAACCATATCCAAGTTTGTTACAAGTAGCTGAACAGCAGCCTGAATTCAAAGCAGACAACATAACTGGGACATTAGTTGGATATTATGCACCGAAAGTTTTTGGCGGTCCAACCGCAGCAGGGTGGCATTTACACTTTTTGTCAGATGATTTAACCTTTGCTGGGCACGTTTTGGATTTTGAAGCAACAGATGTGGATGGTACTTTAGAAATTTTTGATAACTTTTTGCAACATCTGCCTATTAATAATGCTGACTTTAGAAGCATGAATCAGGATATAGTTGGTTTGGATAAAGCCATTGAGGCCAGTGAAGGCGGAAAAGACTAG
- the ccpA gene encoding catabolite control protein A yields the protein MQKKQTATIYDVASRVGVSLATVSRVVNGNSNVRESTKRKVLDAIEELGYHPNAVARGLASKKTTTIGVVMPDVTDMYYSELARGIDDVANMYHYDVLLTNTDEDPVRETMAINNLASKQVDGIIFMGNELDREVLKTISSVDAPVVLAGSIDAEKVLPSVNIDYIAATKEAVEMVVKNGHERVALVTGPMEYAINKQHRLVGYQAGLEAAGQEFDEDLLFASHQDYSAGYQIADKIFATNATAAIVHDDEVALGIMNFMRDQGKSVPEDFEIITSNDTKFAIVTRPALTSIGQPKYDIGAVAMRMLTKLMNNEVVDNMQVTLPHTFEKRRTTIN from the coding sequence ATGCAAAAAAAGCAAACGGCTACAATTTATGATGTTGCTAGTCGAGTTGGTGTATCACTAGCAACAGTATCGCGAGTTGTAAATGGCAACAGTAATGTTCGTGAATCTACGAAACGTAAGGTATTGGATGCGATTGAAGAATTAGGTTACCATCCAAATGCTGTAGCACGTGGGCTGGCTTCAAAAAAGACGACTACCATTGGTGTGGTGATGCCAGACGTAACAGACATGTACTATTCAGAGCTGGCACGAGGCATTGATGATGTTGCTAATATGTATCATTATGATGTTTTGCTAACAAATACAGATGAAGATCCTGTACGTGAAACAATGGCCATTAATAACCTTGCTAGCAAGCAAGTTGATGGCATTATTTTTATGGGTAATGAATTGGATCGTGAAGTTTTAAAGACAATCTCCTCTGTTGATGCACCAGTTGTTTTAGCTGGTTCTATTGATGCTGAAAAGGTTTTGCCAAGTGTTAATATTGACTATATTGCAGCTACTAAAGAAGCGGTCGAAATGGTAGTCAAAAATGGACATGAACGTGTGGCGTTAGTTACCGGACCAATGGAATATGCAATTAACAAGCAACATCGCTTAGTTGGCTACCAAGCAGGTCTGGAAGCTGCCGGACAAGAGTTTGACGAGGATTTGTTATTTGCTTCTCATCAGGACTATTCTGCTGGCTATCAAATTGCTGATAAAATTTTTGCCACTAATGCAACAGCAGCTATTGTTCATGATGATGAAGTTGCATTAGGAATCATGAATTTTATGCGCGATCAAGGGAAGTCAGTTCCTGAAGACTTTGAAATCATCACATCAAATGATACAAAATTTGCAATTGTGACACGCCCAGCGCTAACGTCAATCGGTCAGCCTAAGTACGATATTGGTGCAGTCGCAATGCGTATGTTAACTAAATTGATGAATAATGAAGTGGTTGATAACATGCAAGTTACGTTACCACATACATTTGAAAAACGAAGAACAACAATTAACTAA
- a CDS encoding cation:proton antiporter — protein MMNVLLLITVTLFFGKVAVKLGLSEVIGQLLAGIVVGMSFLNIVHSTNLVHVLSEIGIFILMLSSGLASDMKTMKKYIKASSLIAIMGVAIPVIAFPAAFILMGYSVSVSLFSGIVFSATSISITLAVLAEQKKLTSVVGAIILSAAIIDDVISLLAVTLFSVFIGNGGFNISSLLPLIAFVIGIFLRKTAIADQIFENTNWVGQWIFYPIFFGSIGLNVSIGQLNNKILAIVLFILLAIITKFGGSWIGAKMSGLNNTASKAIGAGMVSRGEMALVITQIGLSSQVISAAVSGELILVIIFSTLIAPILMKPLFANI, from the coding sequence ATGATGAATGTTTTATTATTAATCACAGTAACTCTATTTTTCGGGAAAGTGGCTGTGAAATTGGGTCTTTCAGAGGTCATAGGTCAGTTACTTGCTGGCATTGTCGTGGGCATGAGCTTTTTAAACATCGTTCATAGCACAAACTTAGTTCATGTGCTGTCTGAAATTGGTATTTTTATATTGATGCTAAGCTCTGGATTAGCATCAGATATGAAAACAATGAAAAAATATATCAAAGCATCATCATTGATAGCAATCATGGGTGTTGCTATTCCGGTGATTGCATTTCCAGCCGCGTTTATTTTAATGGGATATAGTGTATCAGTTTCTTTGTTTTCGGGTATCGTTTTTTCTGCCACATCAATATCAATTACATTAGCTGTTTTAGCTGAGCAAAAAAAATTAACATCAGTAGTTGGCGCAATAATATTGTCAGCTGCCATAATTGACGATGTCATTTCATTGCTAGCCGTTACTTTATTTTCCGTATTTATTGGTAATGGTGGTTTCAATATAAGTAGTCTGTTGCCATTAATTGCTTTTGTTATCGGCATTTTTCTTAGGAAAACAGCGATTGCGGATCAAATATTCGAAAATACAAATTGGGTTGGACAGTGGATTTTTTATCCTATTTTCTTTGGATCAATAGGCTTGAATGTTTCGATAGGACAATTGAACAATAAAATTTTAGCCATTGTTTTATTTATTTTGCTAGCGATTATCACAAAATTTGGTGGTTCATGGATTGGAGCTAAAATGTCTGGCTTGAACAATACAGCTTCAAAAGCTATTGGCGCGGGTATGGTATCGAGAGGGGAAATGGCGTTAGTCATTACACAGATAGGTTTATCATCCCAAGTAATTAGCGCTGCAGTTTCAGGGGAGCTTATCTTGGTGATCATTTTTTCTACGCTCATTGCGCCAATTTTAATGAAACCATTATTTGCTAACATATAA
- a CDS encoding MurR/RpiR family transcriptional regulator, which yields MANNIIAQLRAQRKQYNTTEQKLIDFIVNHVSEAREANIQEMSELSGVSTATISRFVKKIGLESFREFSVSLASAATQMATSVDLFGEIADTDDTIAVAQKVFGGAENALAATVSNLTATQLEEATLALISARRVGFFGIGGSSIVAFNAYHKFLRTPIDVIAHPDYDVQLMQAVKLNSNDTAVVISHSGRNKDTLLIAKKLHEQHVKIIAVTSFKDSPLAKLANMVLLSLAEEVNFRSESMSSLIAQLTIIDTLFTLVGSHLSQDTQSVVDTMRDVIEETRSH from the coding sequence ATGGCAAATAACATCATAGCCCAATTACGGGCACAACGTAAACAATACAATACAACTGAACAAAAATTAATTGATTTCATTGTTAATCATGTTAGTGAAGCCCGAGAAGCCAATATTCAGGAAATGTCTGAATTATCAGGTGTCTCTACCGCAACCATTTCACGTTTTGTCAAAAAAATCGGCTTAGAATCATTTCGTGAATTTTCTGTTTCATTAGCAAGCGCTGCCACGCAAATGGCAACATCTGTCGATTTATTTGGGGAAATAGCTGATACTGATGATACCATTGCGGTTGCTCAAAAAGTTTTTGGTGGAGCAGAGAACGCTTTAGCAGCGACTGTCAGTAATTTAACAGCAACTCAACTAGAGGAGGCTACTCTGGCCTTAATATCTGCTCGACGCGTTGGTTTTTTTGGTATTGGTGGATCTTCTATTGTTGCTTTTAATGCCTACCACAAATTTTTGCGCACACCAATTGACGTTATCGCCCATCCAGATTATGATGTTCAATTAATGCAAGCAGTTAAGCTCAATTCAAATGATACAGCAGTGGTTATTTCACATTCCGGTAGAAATAAGGATACGTTACTTATCGCAAAAAAGTTGCATGAACAACATGTTAAAATCATCGCCGTAACATCATTCAAAGATTCACCTTTAGCCAAATTGGCAAATATGGTTTTATTATCATTGGCTGAAGAAGTTAATTTTCGTAGTGAATCAATGAGCTCGTTAATCGCACAACTTACAATTATTGATACTTTATTTACTTTAGTTGGTTCACATTTATCGCAAGATACTCAGAGTGTTGTTGATACTATGCGCGATGTTATTGAAGAAACAAGATCACATTAA